GGAGCTGGGGCTATAAGTTGGGGAAGTGGGGCTGTAACCAGGAGATGTGGGGCTGTAACCAGGGGAAGTGGGGCTGTATCCTGGAGAGGTCGGGCTGTAACCAGGGGATGATGGGCTGTAACCAGGGGATGATGGACTGTAACCAGGGGATGAAGTGGGAGAGAAAGCCATGCCACCCACATAAGGAGAAAATTGAGCATCTGTAATCGGTGACATCCGCATATTTGGGCTGAGCAAATAATTTGGAGACATCATTCCATCATGATACGGGGTTCCACTGATAGGTGAACGTCCAGGTGTCATGCCAAATTCAAGACCACCTTCCATGTAGCTAGGTAATGGTATCTCAATAGCTTGTTTCAACATCTCCTCATTGAGGTACAAAGTACAGCCTCCTGTGCCAATTGGTGCAAGCTGACCTAACATGATATTTTCTGTTACACCCCTCAGGTGATCTGACTCTGCAAATACAGCAGCGTCGAGAAGAATGTCCACTGTCTCCTCGAACGAGCATCTCATCATGGGACCAGTATCATTCCGGTTGATACCGTGACGAGTAATGGCCATTAAATGACCACGGTAGGTCATGGTATCACACAATATGGCCAAATGTCGGTAGTTCACATAGGACCCATCAAAAGATATGACAACCCTCAACTCATCCAGCAGTGATCTACGAACTGCCTCAATACcaagaacttcaataacttcaatCAAGTGATTACTTGTTGTTCTACTTGCATCCACATCTTCGTGTGTCATAACAGCCAAAAGATTTACACCTTCAGTGTCCAACATCCATTCATTTTCTGCTTTGAATCCTTCATTGTCATCAAACTTCTGCATCTTACTATTCTTTATGAACACCTTATTAATATCTGGAATACCCCGGAGAGCCATCTCTGTAAGCATGTTACTCTCGATCTTTTTAAGGAATACATCATCCTCAGCAGATTCATCCAGCTCACCTTTTGGAGCTTCATCATTCATAATACGAATTCGAAGGATCAGCTTTTCCGCATTATCATCGTTAAAAATACAGGTTAAGTCATCATCAAATTCAAGGTTGATCTTTTCCGCAATGTCAGCCATGCTAAGTTTCTTATCCACCATCATTTCACGATTTAACTCTATGCGAAGCAACCATGGAGAGATTTTGTCAGGGTCAATCTCTTCATCTGGCATTTCATAGTATGACTTGACGAATTCAACATCCTCTTCAATAAGGGTGCTCATAGGATCTGGATCATACCACACTTCTGTGGCTTGAGTAACACTCCGCAAAGTGGTATATTCTAACGCACACTGGACAGTTTTGGCCCTCTCTTTTGTTTTGCCTACCTCAGGTTTCAAGTACACAGAAAGAGAAGGTGTTTTGATTTTCTTGGCAACATTGATGATCTCCCTCAACCTTGGCACACCAAGAGTAACATTCTTGGCACTCACACCAGCATAATGAAATGTATTAAGAGTCATCTGTGTGGCAGGTTCACCAATAGACTGTGCAGCAACACAGCCAATCATCTCTCCTGGTGCCACAAGGGATTGCAAGAAGCGAGACTCTATCTCACCAACTACCCATTCAAAAGCCTCTCGACTAAGCCTATACTCCTTCAGAACCCTTTTACTAGCCAAGGCACTACGGAGCAAGATATTGAAGAAAAGAGTAGCATTCTTTTGAGCCTCCATGCTTAGATAATCATCACCAGGAACAACCTTAAGCCTCTCTTGTAACTTATCAACAGCTTCCACGATCTCCATAGGATGCATGTCAGAGGGCCTCCGGAAATCTATTTTAAATGTCTTTTGGGCATTTAAGACAAGCCTCTGAATGTTAACAGGAAGAGGCCAAGAATTGTCACCCGTTACAGCAATCTCTGTCCCAAGCTGATGTCTATCAGCTTCAAGTTTCTGGACCTCTGCATCAAACACACTACGAATCTCCCGAATACCTTTTAAATCTTCAACAGCTTCTGGCAACATGTAACTTGGGTTCCAGTAAGGATCATCGATCTCATATGCATACATGTCATCAAATGTTCCTTTCTTTGCTTTCAGAGAATCCAGCTTCTGTGTCTCAATCCAAACAGAATCCATCCCATCTTCCCCATACAGAAACTGGATGACATCCCCCAATGAATTCCTAACAGTGCCATCATACTTAACCATGATATCCTCCATGGCTTTCACTAACCGCCTCTGAATGTACCCGGTCTCAGAAGTTTTCACAGCAGTATCAATCAGACCTTCTCTACCACCCATAGCATGGAAGAAGAACTCTTGCGGGGTCAGTCCCCGGAGATATGAATTCTCCACAAAACCACGACTTTCCGGACCATAATCATCTTTGGTAAAATGAGGAAGAGTACGGTCTATGAATCCAAATGGAATACGTTTTCCTTCAACGTTCTGTTGCCCCACACAAGCAGTCATTTGAGATATGTTGATAAAACTTCCCTTCGACCCAGCAGTAACCATAGCTTTAAGATTATTGCTCTCTGATAAACTCTTCTCTGCACTGCTTCCAGCATCATCACGAGCCTTATTTAACACCTAAGATTACGACAAAAACATTATTAAAAAGTCATCACGCAAAAGGAACAGGAAAAGATGGATGTCCATTTACAAAAAGTACCTGGTTCACTCTGTTCTCAAATGATTCCATCATAGTTCGCCCCGGTTCAGCTTCTAACAGCTTCTCTTGAGCAGCTTTAATAAGTTCTTTGACTTTGGCTTTTGCATTTGAGATAGTTTCATTAATTTTCTCCATGGTTGAAGCATCAGCAATTGTATCTCCTATTCCAATGCTAAACGCTTGCTGAAGAAGCCAATAATTAACCAGCCACTGTGTATGTCCCAAAAACTTCCGAGCAGCATCAGGCCCAACCTCCTCCCTGTTTGCAGAGGCAAAGTTAGCTACGGAAAAAATGACAATGACTCTGCTTACTGTAACATAATTATAAAGCCCATGTTTTGCAGCTATCATCTCATCCACCTCACATTCAACTAATGACAGCATCCACAGATAAACAGGAGGAGGAAAGCAAGCCCCACACAGTGTGCCACAAGACGGTTATTGTCCAGAAAAGTATTTAGGGTTCCACATAAAGCCATCCCTGGGTGCATGCAGTCAAGACCGGGGGGGGTATAGAAATACAAAATTCTGAAAATGCATACCATATAACATGAATCAGACTTCCAGTGGACGTCCCAAGGGTCTTTTTGCAAAGAGTACCAGATAGCAACTCCCCTTTCTCTATTCTAACTTGAGTATCTCCAGGAGTTATGTATCCTTTTTCTGAATCATTATGCCATGCGGAATATCTTAAAAGATTTATTTGTTTTGGTATGATGAGGTTAAACACTTGCTTTCCAGTCCAAAGTGGCCTTGGTTTAAGAATCACTGGAGCAGGTACTTTCCCATCAAAATCCTCCCACCACATTAAGATGTTCATAAAGACATCCTGCAAACCGAAAGTGAGCATTCTTTACTAGATTATGCAAAATCATGAAAGATTTGATAAAGAAATATGAAATGGCACATGCAGATTCACCTTTTCTATAAAGGTATCTCTTTTAGTAACTTTGCGGCAACCTAAAAGGGTATCTTGGACGATACCCATTACAGGCCTATTTGCCTGGGGTGAAACAATACACTTAGGGACCATCATAAGCTCCAGCACCTCTGCTCTGGTTTCAAATGACTGCGGAACATGCATGTTCATTTCGTCACCATCAAAATCAGCATTGTAAGGAGAAGTGACAGATAAATTCAAGCGGAAAGTTGAATATGGCATGATCTTAATCCTATGTCCCATAATAGACATTTTATGTAGACTGGGTTGCCGATTGAAGAGAACAAAATCCCCATCATTTAAGTGCCTCTCAACCTGCATTGGCAGCATTGGATGTTAGGGAGCTACACAGACATCAAAAGCCCCTCAATTACTTGGAATTGAAAGAAACAAACCTTATATCCTAGTTCAAGGTGCTGATCGCTGCTCTTCTTCAAGTATCGAAGATCAAGCCTTTGGCCGTCATCCCTAATTATATACTTGGCCCCGGTTTTACCAGGAGGTGGATGAGGTCCATATTCAACAAGTTCCTTTAACCTGTGTGAAAAACCCAGCTTCAATCAGCACAAACATTTACAGTTCAATTTCCTTCT
The Solanum stenotomum isolate F172 chromosome 12, ASM1918654v1, whole genome shotgun sequence DNA segment above includes these coding regions:
- the LOC125846665 gene encoding DNA-directed RNA polymerase II subunit RPB1 isoform X1, with protein sequence MDLRFPFSPAEVAKVRTVQFGIVSPDEIRQMSVVHIEHGETTERGKPKPGGLSDPRLGTIDRKMKCETCMANMAECPGHFGHLELAKPMFHIGFMKPVLSILRCVCFNCSKILADEDDPKFKQAMRIRNPKNRLRKMLDACKNKTKCEGGDEIDVQGHDTEEPVKKSRGGCGAQQPKISIDGMKMVAEYKMQKKKSDDPEQMPEPVERKQQLSAERVLSILKRVSDEDCLLLGLNPEFARPDWMILQALPIPPPPVRPSVMMDTSSRSEDDLTHQLAMIIRHNENLKRQERNGAPAHIISEFAQLLQFHIATYFDNDLPGQPRATQRSGRPIKSICSRLKSKEGRIRGNLMGKRVDFSARTVITPDPTINIDQLGVPWSIALNLTYPETVTPYNIERLKELVEYGPHPPPGKTGAKYIIRDDGQRLDLRYLKKSSDQHLELGYKVERHLNDGDFVLFNRQPSLHKMSIMGHRIKIMPYSTFRLNLSVTSPYNADFDGDEMNMHVPQSFETRAEVLELMMVPKCIVSPQANRPVMGIVQDTLLGCRKVTKRDTFIEKDVFMNILMWWEDFDGKVPAPVILKPRPLWTGKQVFNLIIPKQINLLRYSAWHNDSEKGYITPGDTQVRIEKGELLSGTLCKKTLGTSTGSLIHVIWEEVGPDAARKFLGHTQWLVNYWLLQQAFSIGIGDTIADASTMEKINETISNAKAKVKELIKAAQEKLLEAEPGRTMMESFENRVNQVLNKARDDAGSSAEKSLSESNNLKAMVTAGSKGSFINISQMTACVGQQNVEGKRIPFGFIDRTLPHFTKDDYGPESRGFVENSYLRGLTPQEFFFHAMGGREGLIDTAVKTSETGYIQRRLVKAMEDIMVKYDGTVRNSLGDVIQFLYGEDGMDSVWIETQKLDSLKAKKGTFDDMYAYEIDDPYWNPSYMLPEAVEDLKGIREIRSVFDAEVQKLEADRHQLGTEIAVTGDNSWPLPVNIQRLVLNAQKTFKIDFRRPSDMHPMEIVEAVDKLQERLKVVPGDDYLSMEAQKNATLFFNILLRSALASKRVLKEYRLSREAFEWVVGEIESRFLQSLVAPGEMIGCVAAQSIGEPATQMTLNTFHYAGVSAKNVTLGVPRLREIINVAKKIKTPSLSVYLKPEVGKTKERAKTVQCALEYTTLRSVTQATEVWYDPDPMSTLIEEDVEFVKSYYEMPDEEIDPDKISPWLLRIELNREMMVDKKLSMADIAEKINLEFDDDLTCIFNDDNAEKLILRIRIMNDEAPKGELDESAEDDVFLKKIESNMLTEMALRGIPDINKVFIKNSKMQKFDDNEGFKAENEWMLDTEGVNLLAVMTHEDVDASRTTSNHLIEVIEVLGIEAVRRSLLDELRVVISFDGSYVNYRHLAILCDTMTYRGHLMAITRHGINRNDTGPMMRCSFEETVDILLDAAVFAESDHLRGVTENIMLGQLAPIGTGGCTLYLNEEMLKQAIEIPLPSYMEGGLEFGMTPGRSPISGTPYHDGMMSPNYLLSPNMRMSPITDAQFSPYVGGMAFSPTSSPGYSPSSPGYSPSSPGYSPTSPGYSPTSPGYSPTSPGYSPTSPTYSPSSPGYSPTSPAYSPTSPSYSPTSPSYSPTSPSYSPTSPSYSPTSPSYSPTSPAYSPTSPAYSPTSPAYSPTSPSYSPTSPSYSPTSPSYSPTSPSYSPTSPSYSPTSPAYSPTSPGYSPTSPSYSPTSPSYSPTSPSYNPSARYSPSLAYSPTSPKLSPSSPYSPSSPSYSPTSPSYSPTSPSYSPSSPTYSPSSPYNNSGTSPDYSPSSPQYSPSAGYSPSAPGYSPSSTSQYTPRVSERDNKSVKDDKAG
- the LOC125846665 gene encoding DNA-directed RNA polymerase II subunit RPB1 isoform X2; this encodes MDLRFPFSPAEVAKVRTVQFGIVSPDEIRQMSVVHIEHGETTERGKPKPGGLSDPRLGTIDRKMKCETCMANMAECPGHFGHLELAKPMFHIGFMKPVLSILRCVCFNCSKILADEVDPKFKQAMRIRNPKNRLRKMLDACKNKTKCEGGDEIDVQGHDTEEPVKKSRGGCGAQQPKISIDGMKMVAEYKMQKKKSDDPEQMPEPVERKQQLSAERVLSILKRVSDEDCLLLGLNPEFARPDWMILQALPIPPPPVRPSVMMDTSSRSEDDLTHQLAMIIRHNENLKRQERNGAPAHIISEFAQLLQFHIATYFDNDLPGQPRATQRSGRPIKSICSRLKSKEGRIRGNLMGKRVDFSARTVITPDPTINIDQLGVPWSIALNLTYPETVTPYNIERLKELVEYGPHPPPGKTGAKYIIRDDGQRLDLRYLKKSSDQHLELGYKVERHLNDGDFVLFNRQPSLHKMSIMGHRIKIMPYSTFRLNLSVTSPYNADFDGDEMNMHVPQSFETRAEVLELMMVPKCIVSPQANRPVMGIVQDTLLGCRKVTKRDTFIEKDVFMNILMWWEDFDGKVPAPVILKPRPLWTGKQVFNLIIPKQINLLRYSAWHNDSEKGYITPGDTQVRIEKGELLSGTLCKKTLGTSTGSLIHVIWEEVGPDAARKFLGHTQWLVNYWLLQQAFSIGIGDTIADASTMEKINETISNAKAKVKELIKAAQEKLLEAEPGRTMMESFENRVNQVLNKARDDAGSSAEKSLSESNNLKAMVTAGSKGSFINISQMTACVGQQNVEGKRIPFGFIDRTLPHFTKDDYGPESRGFVENSYLRGLTPQEFFFHAMGGREGLIDTAVKTSETGYIQRRLVKAMEDIMVKYDGTVRNSLGDVIQFLYGEDGMDSVWIETQKLDSLKAKKGTFDDMYAYEIDDPYWNPSYMLPEAVEDLKGIREIRSVFDAEVQKLEADRHQLGTEIAVTGDNSWPLPVNIQRLVLNAQKTFKIDFRRPSDMHPMEIVEAVDKLQERLKVVPGDDYLSMEAQKNATLFFNILLRSALASKRVLKEYRLSREAFEWVVGEIESRFLQSLVAPGEMIGCVAAQSIGEPATQMTLNTFHYAGVSAKNVTLGVPRLREIINVAKKIKTPSLSVYLKPEVGKTKERAKTVQCALEYTTLRSVTQATEVWYDPDPMSTLIEEDVEFVKSYYEMPDEEIDPDKISPWLLRIELNREMMVDKKLSMADIAEKINLEFDDDLTCIFNDDNAEKLILRIRIMNDEAPKGELDESAEDDVFLKKIESNMLTEMALRGIPDINKVFIKNSKMQKFDDNEGFKAENEWMLDTEGVNLLAVMTHEDVDASRTTSNHLIEVIEVLGIEAVRRSLLDELRVVISFDGSYVNYRHLAILCDTMTYRGHLMAITRHGINRNDTGPMMRCSFEETVDILLDAAVFAESDHLRGVTENIMLGQLAPIGTGGCTLYLNEEMLKQAIEIPLPSYMEGGLEFGMTPGRSPISGTPYHDGMMSPNYLLSPNMRMSPITDAQFSPYVGGMAFSPTSSPGYSPSSPGYSPSSPGYSPTSPGYSPTSPGYSPTSPGYSPTSPTYSPSSPGYSPTSPAYSPTSPSYSPTSPSYSPTSPSYSPTSPSYSPTSPSYSPTSPAYSPTSPAYSPTSPAYSPTSPSYSPTSPSYSPTSPSYSPTSPSYSPTSPSYSPTSPAYSPTSPGYSPTSPSYSPTSPSYSPTSPSYNPSARYSPSLAYSPTSPKLSPSSPYSPSSPSYSPTSPSYSPTSPSYSPSSPTYSPSSPYNNSGTSPDYSPSSPQYSPSAGYSPSAPGYSPSSTSQYTPRVSERDNKSVKDDKAG